Genomic DNA from Brenneria izadpanahii:
ACGTTTTGTTTTTGACGACATGCAACGTAAGATGACTCGGCCAGGCTATCCGCTCTGTTGACTAGGTGGGTTTTACCATGAGATACACACAAAAAATCATCCATAACAAAGAGATATTTACTCCCGGCGAGCGCAAAATTGCAGACTATCTGCTGGAAAATCCCGATAAGCTAAAGCAGCTTTCTTCACAGGGGCTGGCGGCGGTTCTGGGCATCAGCCAATCCAGCATTATCAAATTTGCGCAGAAACTGGGGCTGAAGGGTTTTACCAACTTGAAGATGGCGTTAATCGAAGAGCGGGGACAACAGGTATCGCAGCAGAAACGGCAAAGCTCGCATATTCATAATGCCATCAACAGCAACGACAGCCTGACGGATATCGCCGAGAAACTATGCGCGGAAAAGCAAAAGGCGCTGCGGGATACCACCGATAGTCTTGATTTTGCCCAACTACAGCAGGCGGTTTCGCATATCCAGTCCGCCAAACGCATTCAGATCGCCGGCGTGGGCGGTTCATCGCTGGTCGCCAAGGATCTGGCCTATAAGCTGATGAAGATCGGCTACCCGGTAATGAATGAGTTGGATAGCCATGTCCAGATCACCGTTGCGCAATCTCTCGGCGCCGCCGATGTACAAATCATCATTTCATTTTCCGGCAAACGCCGGGAGCTATTGATCGCCGCCGAAGCCGCCAAAAAAAACGGCGCGACGCTGATCGCCATTACCTCCCTGCAGCATAATCCGCTGCGCGAACTGGCGGACTGCACGCTTGATACCATCGCGGATGAAACTCGCTGGCGCAGTTCCTCCATTTCCGCCAGAACGGCGCAGAATACGATTATCGATCTGCTGTTCGTCTGCCTGTTGCAGAAAAATAGTGAAGATAGCCGCCGCTTTATCGAACAAAGCCAAACGCTGGTCGATCGGTTGAGCGCACCGAACGCCAGATAGAACCCGGTTACCCGGCTTGGCCATGCCCCGGCCGAACGCCGTTGATCCGACAGGATTAACCGCGTGCGCCTTACGCCGCGCAAAATCAGCCCACCTAATTATAAACCCTGAATAATTAATTTCTCTCCGCGTAAATACTTTGCGATCCTGCAATAGACGGTCTTGAACCTTCCATGACGCGCACACGGGGAAAGGTTACTGCCCAAGATGCCGGCGCCCGCGCCTCGAATTCAACCCGCTTGTAGATATCAACCTGGGGACACAATGATCAGATTAGCCGGTATCTCCGCCGATAACCGCCGCTCGCAGAGCTTCGCCATTTTTTTGACGATACTATCAAGCCTTCTATATGTAATCGGATACTCGCTCTCTAAAAAGCTGGTGATATCTTACGGACTCACCGCGATGCAGGTGACGTTCCTGCGGTGCGGCTTGGTTCTTGCGGCCGGCGCGACGCTGACGGCCAAACCGGCAACCGGAATAACCTGGCGCCGCATCTGCTTTCCCGCTAGGCCGCTGGAACAAAGAACGGCCGCGGCGGCGCTGGTGGCGTCGAACGTTTTGTCGATTATCTCTTATAGCCTGATTCAGGTAACGGATGCGTCGGCTCTGGGGTTCAGCGCCCCGCTCATGCTAACGGTCATGAGCGTTATGTTATTGGGAGAGCGCGTGCCGCTGTCGCGCTGGTTCGGCGTTATCGTCGGATTCGTCGGCATGCTGCTGATTGTCAGACCGGGAACGGGAAGCGTCTCGCCCGTCGGCGTCGGCACGGCTTTACTCTCCGCCCTTGCATACGCGATTTATCAAATTCTGGTCCGCCGGCTTCGAAACGATGCCACCAGCGTTGATATCACGCTCCAGGTCGCGGTTGTCGGATTCATCGCGCTCCTCATTTTTATGCCCTGGATGTGGCATCCCTTGTCATTTGAAGGCGCGCTGGTCGCCGTGCTTTTCACCGCCGTACAAACGGCGGGAATGGCGAGCATTGCGGCCGCCCTTCGGCGCGGCGAAGCCTCTCGTCTCGCGCCGTGGCAATTCTTCGGATTAGTGTGGGCGATGATAATAGACACGGTGGCGTTCAATAATCTGCCGGCCGTCACCTCGATCGCGGGGGGATGCATGATCCTAAGCGGCGGACTATTGGGCCATCGCCGCCAGGATAAAGGCTAATCGCTTCACGGATTCGGGAAACATTTTTTAAAACAGCACGTTTATAACGTAGATATCCCTATGCCGCGCGCATGGCATAGGACGGCGAGGGTATCGGCGATTATGATAAAAATTCGAACCGGAACGGCAGTACGCACAACGGAAGGAAGGGGATGATTGACGCGTAGCAAACCTGCATTTGCCGCGCGTCTTGTGCTGCACGTTTAATTATTGTAGGAGTTAACGGCATCATTGTAGCCGTCGATCATGAACCTATGATCGGACGGATCTTTCGAGTCTTTAAACTCACGGTAATATTTAAGCTCGCTATAAAGATAACTAATCACCGAGTTTTTAGGCACGCCGGGTTTGTTCGCGTTAGGATCCTGGTCGATAAGTTTTTGCAGGCTGGCAAGATTGTCCTGGATCTCTTTAGCGATGGCATCCGCGTGGGCGACTTTATTTTTATCCTGCAAGTCCGCTTCCGACTGGATCAGCGACACCAACTCTTCGGCCAAATTTAAACTTTTCAGCTGATGATAGGCGTACATCTGACCGTTCTTTTTCATCGCTTCCAATTGCTTATCCTGATTCTGGTGATACACCACGCTCAACTTCGTCTGAAAATCGGCATAGCTCTGCAATGCCTGTTCCAGTTCATCTTTAATACGGGCGTCCGCGCTTTTCCCTTTAGCCAGATTATCCATCTTATACTCGGCCGTTTCATAATACTGACCCAGTTGCTGCTGTTCATTATGCAACACTTCAAGCTTTTTCTTTAAATCGGCGGCGGCCTGAGTTAATTCAGGATTTCCCTGATAGTTTAATCCTTCGGCGTTGGCATATTGTTCCATGATGTAATTATAATTAACCGGAACAATAGTCAGCGAATAACTGCCTTTCCCATCCCCTTTATCGATATTCTGCCGTATGTAATTGCTCGCGGCGTATTCCAGACCAGTTATATTATTGAGTTGATTGCCTATTTCAACGTAATAACTGATAGTCTGCGTCTCTTTCTGATCTTCGGACAAACTACTGGCGGCAGTAGTAGGTTCCTTACTTTGCCGATCGCACCCCGCCAGACCGCATAATAAAAGCGCGGAAAATAGTGTCGTCAGAGTAAATTTTCTTGCATTATTCATGTAGGTATTCGCTTTATTTCGCCATAGAAACGGAGCCGGAATAATAGTCTCTCCACGCATCTTGTTACAACATCGGGGGTTGCTGATTTAATCGTCTAATTCATGGAAACCCAGGGTATATCCCGACGTGAATAGAGATTAAGAATATTCGCAAAATGCGGAGATAGTCTGAATAATATCCGCAATAGCTGAAATGGGTGGCGATATTTTCCAATATAAACGCCTTGCGGACATTTAATATGAATTCGTAAGCCGGGCGCTTATTCACACGGGGTTAGAACCGGCGCGCTAACATGCGCAAATACTGCGCACCATTCGTATTGTTCTCTGACCGGCCGC
This window encodes:
- a CDS encoding DMT family transporter codes for the protein MIRLAGISADNRRSQSFAIFLTILSSLLYVIGYSLSKKLVISYGLTAMQVTFLRCGLVLAAGATLTAKPATGITWRRICFPARPLEQRTAAAALVASNVLSIISYSLIQVTDASALGFSAPLMLTVMSVMLLGERVPLSRWFGVIVGFVGMLLIVRPGTGSVSPVGVGTALLSALAYAIYQILVRRLRNDATSVDITLQVAVVGFIALLIFMPWMWHPLSFEGALVAVLFTAVQTAGMASIAAALRRGEASRLAPWQFFGLVWAMIIDTVAFNNLPAVTSIAGGCMILSGGLLGHRRQDKG
- a CDS encoding DUF3829 domain-containing protein — translated: MNNARKFTLTTLFSALLLCGLAGCDRQSKEPTTAASSLSEDQKETQTISYYVEIGNQLNNITGLEYAASNYIRQNIDKGDGKGSYSLTIVPVNYNYIMEQYANAEGLNYQGNPELTQAAADLKKKLEVLHNEQQQLGQYYETAEYKMDNLAKGKSADARIKDELEQALQSYADFQTKLSVVYHQNQDKQLEAMKKNGQMYAYHQLKSLNLAEELVSLIQSEADLQDKNKVAHADAIAKEIQDNLASLQKLIDQDPNANKPGVPKNSVISYLYSELKYYREFKDSKDPSDHRFMIDGYNDAVNSYNN
- a CDS encoding SIS domain-containing protein; the protein is MRYTQKIIHNKEIFTPGERKIADYLLENPDKLKQLSSQGLAAVLGISQSSIIKFAQKLGLKGFTNLKMALIEERGQQVSQQKRQSSHIHNAINSNDSLTDIAEKLCAEKQKALRDTTDSLDFAQLQQAVSHIQSAKRIQIAGVGGSSLVAKDLAYKLMKIGYPVMNELDSHVQITVAQSLGAADVQIIISFSGKRRELLIAAEAAKKNGATLIAITSLQHNPLRELADCTLDTIADETRWRSSSISARTAQNTIIDLLFVCLLQKNSEDSRRFIEQSQTLVDRLSAPNAR